The following proteins are co-located in the Gemmatimonas sp. genome:
- a CDS encoding NADH-quinone oxidoreductase subunit L — protein sequence MSPVLASAALFAIPVFALAAAPRLDALAGVMLGLVTFIAVVIHRFAHRYLDGQPAARHFRRWFVAAVAASSMLVTAGDLRLLALAWTASSLSLHQLLSFFADRPQAQVAAHKKFLLSRLADVAIYSSVMLLGRSLGSYDLATLQATAVALETLPMSVHVAGYLLVAGVALRSAQLPFHGWLIQVMEAPTPVSALLHAGVVNIGGYVLIRLAGLTALLPGVMNALVIIGATTAMLAALVMMTRVTVKVALAWSTAAQMGFMLLECGLGAWELALLHLVAHSCYKAHAFLGSGGVVAAQARRALISPPPRPTATRWLSATVGGALIAAVAAGLAWPAGGEDPRTWVATAVLALALAPFLVRVSLAGSWRTNARLLGSAFVVTALYAIWHLAFTALLPTPVAFVPGTMSLLIALGAFAALYVVQVMVSVRPHTRALRTLHTWAFAGFHLDELFTRATFLVWPPRHERRPSSPIPATRTPSIPRAA from the coding sequence ATGTCCCCCGTGCTTGCTTCAGCCGCGCTGTTCGCCATTCCTGTGTTTGCGCTCGCCGCTGCCCCGCGGCTGGATGCGCTGGCGGGGGTCATGCTCGGTCTCGTCACCTTCATTGCGGTGGTTATCCACCGGTTCGCCCATCGCTATCTCGACGGGCAGCCGGCGGCGCGGCATTTCCGTCGCTGGTTCGTGGCCGCCGTGGCTGCATCATCGATGCTGGTCACGGCGGGCGACCTGCGCCTGCTGGCCCTCGCCTGGACCGCGTCGAGCCTGTCGTTGCATCAGCTCCTCTCGTTCTTCGCCGATCGTCCGCAGGCGCAGGTGGCGGCACACAAGAAGTTCTTGCTCAGTCGACTTGCCGATGTGGCCATTTATTCGTCCGTCATGCTGCTTGGTCGATCGCTCGGGAGTTATGACCTGGCGACCCTGCAGGCGACGGCCGTTGCGCTCGAGACGCTTCCCATGAGCGTGCATGTGGCCGGCTATCTCCTGGTCGCGGGCGTGGCGCTCCGTTCGGCGCAGCTGCCCTTTCACGGATGGCTCATTCAAGTCATGGAGGCGCCGACGCCGGTATCGGCGCTCCTGCACGCGGGCGTGGTGAACATCGGCGGCTACGTCCTGATCCGCCTCGCTGGGCTGACCGCACTCCTCCCCGGCGTCATGAACGCCTTGGTGATCATCGGCGCAACGACGGCGATGCTGGCGGCGCTCGTCATGATGACGCGGGTGACCGTGAAGGTAGCGCTCGCGTGGTCGACGGCGGCGCAGATGGGCTTCATGCTCCTTGAGTGCGGCCTCGGCGCGTGGGAGCTGGCACTGCTGCATCTCGTCGCGCACTCCTGCTACAAGGCGCACGCGTTCCTGGGATCGGGCGGTGTGGTGGCCGCACAGGCACGCCGCGCGTTGATATCGCCGCCGCCGCGCCCGACCGCCACGCGATGGCTCAGCGCGACGGTAGGCGGCGCGCTCATCGCTGCTGTGGCGGCCGGCCTGGCGTGGCCCGCGGGCGGCGAAGATCCTCGCACCTGGGTGGCCACGGCCGTGCTGGCGCTCGCGCTCGCACCCTTTCTGGTGCGCGTTTCACTGGCTGGCTCATGGCGTACCAACGCCAGGCTGCTTGGCTCGGCGTTCGTCGTGACGGCGCTGTACGCGATATGGCACCTCGCGTTCACGGCGCTGCTCCCCACCCCGGTGGCGTTCGTGCCCGGTACGATGTCACTGCTCATCGCGTTGGGGGCCTTTGCCGCGCTGTATGTCGTGCAGGTGATGGTGTCCGTGCGTCCGCACACCCGCGCCCTTCGCACCCTGCATACGTGGGCCTTCGCCGGATTCCATCTCGACGAACTGTTCACCCGCGCCACGTTCCTTGTGTGGCCG